The DNA window GAGGACTCCGCCGTGGTGAACGTGCGCTTCGCCGACGGCTCGCTCGCGAGCATGACGATCTCTGACGCTACGGCCAGCCCCTGGAACTGGGAGGCCACGGCGCGCGAGGACCCGCAGTACCGCCCGTTCGAGGCCGACGCCTACTTCATCGGTGGCACGAAGGGTGCGCTGTCGCTGCCGCGCCTGCACCTCACGAGCTACGAGGGTGCGAGCGACTGGCACAAGCCGCTGAAGATGGACATCCCGGCCGTTGACCCGGCGCTGCCGCACAAGATGCAGCTCAAGCACTTCGTGCGCGTCGTGCGTGGCGAGGAGGCGCCCGTGGTGACGCCGGCCGACAACGTCAAGACGCTGCGTGCGCTCAACGCCGTGAAGCGTGCCGCCGAGACGGGCGAGCTCGTCGAGCTGTAGGGTCGGCATGCGCTGCGCGTTTGCTCGCGCGTGTGTTTGCTCGCGTTAATTGCGATGCGGTGGCGATTCTCGCGCATCATCGCGATTAAGAAGAGCGAATGGCGACGGGGCAACGTTGAGTGAAAGAAGGCGCGCGGCGGGTGGGTGCCCGTCGCGCGCCTTGCGCCATCTATGCGCGGGTGCGAATCGTCGGCCGCTAGTTGACGCTCACGCCGCCGTCGACCTTGTCCCAGCGCTCGTCGGAGATGTCGCCGATGGCCTCGGCTTGGTGGAGCGCGAGACGCGCGTTGCGTGGCCATCGGCGGCCACGGCCACGTCTTCCGGCGTGTGGACGAGCAGCGTCGACTGCCCGATTCCGCGCCCGTCCTCTCGTAGATTGTGCTAATCGCACCTAATTATCAGTTGCGACCGCCGGATTAAGGTGCGTTTGGCGCAATCTGCCGGTCTCGTGCCATGGGAACCCTTCCCCGATGGCACGGTGCGCATATACGAACCTCGCGCGCGTGCGGCGCCGTCCGTATGTTGGGCTCAACGATGGCGGCGGGTGGGAGGCGCACGATGGGGAAACGGCATGTGGGCGGAATACTGATGACGCTGGCGGCGCTCTCGCTATGCCTTGCGGGCTGCGGCGCGGCAAAGACCGCGACCACCATGGCGCCCATCACTCGTCAGCAGACGCGTACAGATCCCGACTCCGAGTACACGGTCGTGCCCTCCGCGGCGGCGTCTGTTCGCCTCGAGACGTACGAGTGCGCCGACTTCTCCATGACGATCCCGTCCGCCTGGCAGGTGGAGACGGGTGGCTCGGGCATGTTCTACAGCATCCGCGTCTATGACCCGTCCGAGCCCCTCAACCAGATGTTCGTGCTCAACAAGGCAGACCTGCTCCTCCATGGCGAGGACGGAAAGCAGGCATGGCAGTCGCTCGCTGACATGGGGGAGAGCTCGGCTGCCATCTTTGCGGCCGCTCCCGTGCTCTACAACCCCTCGACTGAGGGCTTCTTCCAGCAGTTCTCGGAGTATGCGAGCTTTGCCTCGGCCGTGGAGTCCTCCTATGCCGGCTTCGAATTCCCTGCGTTCGATGCATTCTCCGTGACCGAGAAGTTCCCCTCCACGAGCAGCCTCTCCTCGGTGGCGCTGGGTGACAACCTGCTGCGGGCGAGCTTCTCGGCAGGCGGGCGGGCCGGCGAGGGGATGTTCGCGGCGTCGGTTGTGGACTTCGGCAGCTTTGCGATAAGTGACGGGAGCGCGAGCGGCTATGCCCTCAACACGGTCGATGGCGGCTACTACTCGGCCTACAACATCGTGGCCGTCACGGCGGCCGAGGGTTCCCTCATCGACTGGGAGGGCGTGCTGACGGGCTGCATGGCCACGCTCGAGTTCTCGGACAGCTTTGTCTCGGCCACGAATCAGGCGAGCAACGAGCAGGTGGCGGCGTGTGCCAAAATCAGCCAGAACTTCAACGAGGCGATGGACGGCATCATGTCCTCGTGGGAGGCTCGCAGCACAAGCCAAGACATCATGAGCCAGAAGCAAAGCGACGCCACGCTGGGCTTTGAGCGCGTCTACAACACGGAGACGGGAGAGGTCTACCAGGCCACCAGCGGCTTCACGGACACCTACGACGGCACCCTCCTCGCGCCTGTGACCGATGACAGCATGTATGCCCAGCCCGTGGCGGGCCGAATCGAGAGGCTTGACTAGCTCGTGATTATTGCCCGCGGCCCTTCCGGAGTCCCGCCGTCGTCCCGTTAGGGGTATGCTCTCGGGACCATGACATGGGAGAGGGGGTCGTGTGGCGGGTCGTTTGGGGTCGAGGTCGCTTGACGTCACCGAGGGAAGGATTGGCACGCAGCTTCTGCTGCTGTGCGTGCCCGTGTTCTTCTCGTCCTTCTTCCAGGAGGCGTACTCGCTGGTAAACACCTTTGTGGTGGGCCAGTTTGCTGGCAAGGCGGCCCTTGGGGGCATCCAGGCCACCGCACCTCTGGTGGACCTTGCCGTGGGATTCTCGGTGGGCATGGGCACGGGGTTCTCCGTGGTGTGCAGCCAGTACTTTGGCGCGCACGACGACGAGCGCCTGCGGGCGTCGGTGCACACGGCCATGACCATCGCCCTGGTGGGCGGCATCGCCGTCTCCGTGCTGGGGAGCCTTCTTGCGGGCCCCGTCCTGGCTCTCATGGGCACGCCGGGAGACCTCATGGACGAGTCTTTGGCCTTCGTGCGCATCTACTTTGGCGCCATGGTCTTCTCGATCGTCTACAACACGGGCTCGGCCGTGCAGCGCTCGGTGGGCGACACGCGCTCGCCCTCGATCATCGTGGCGTCCACCTGCGTGGTGAACATCGTGCTTGACCTTGTGTTTGTTGCAGGTCTCCACATGGAGGCGATGGGTGCGGGGCTTGCCACGGCGCTCTCGCTGGTGTGGGGCTGCGTCATCACGATCGTGCGGCTCATGCATGTCGACGGGCCGTGGCGCCTCGAGGCGCGCAGGCTTGGCATCGACCCGAGCATCTGCCGTGCCATGCTTCGCACCGGGCTTCCGCTGGGGCTCCAGTCATCGTGCTACTCGGTCTCCAACATCATCACGCAGTCGACCGTCAACTCGTTTGGCTCCACCGTGGTGACGGCGTTTGGGCTGTGCGGGCGCATCGACGCCATCGTGTGGATGGTCTCCGAGGCGCTCGGCGTGGCGGTGACCACCTTCAGCGCGCAGAACTTTGGCGCGAGAAACTACGAGCGCATGCGTCGGGGCCTCAGGACGGCGCTGTGCCTCACGGCCCTGGTGGTGGGGTCGCTGTCTGCGCTTTTGCTGGCAAACGTGCGGGCGCTCGCGGGCTTCTTCATCGACGACGCCCAGATCGCGGAGCTGACGGCCCAGGTCATGTGGTACATAGGCCCCTTCTACGTGGTCTACTCGCTCTACGACAACATCGCGG is part of the Parolsenella massiliensis genome and encodes:
- a CDS encoding MATE family efflux transporter, with amino-acid sequence MAGRLGSRSLDVTEGRIGTQLLLLCVPVFFSSFFQEAYSLVNTFVVGQFAGKAALGGIQATAPLVDLAVGFSVGMGTGFSVVCSQYFGAHDDERLRASVHTAMTIALVGGIAVSVLGSLLAGPVLALMGTPGDLMDESLAFVRIYFGAMVFSIVYNTGSAVQRSVGDTRSPSIIVASTCVVNIVLDLVFVAGLHMEAMGAGLATALSLVWGCVITIVRLMHVDGPWRLEARRLGIDPSICRAMLRTGLPLGLQSSCYSVSNIITQSTVNSFGSTVVTAFGLCGRIDAIVWMVSEALGVAVTTFSAQNFGARNYERMRRGLRTALCLTALVVGSLSALLLANVRALAGFFIDDAQIAELTAQVMWYIGPFYVVYSLYDNIAGIIRGAGESLRPMLIVLTGLCLLRIIWQLAVVPLDHTLHMAMLSYPITWVTTGIAFIVYYRFGHWMNHAREREQANLSA